The following coding sequences are from one Pseudonocardia sp. HH130630-07 window:
- a CDS encoding RNA polymerase-binding protein RbpA, producing MAGGNAIRGTRVGAGPMGESERGETAARERIPFYCANGHVNNTWFAADAEVPDTWDCPRCGLPGGRDAEKPPSARRTEPYKTHLAYVKERRSDADGEAILEEALGRLRASREL from the coding sequence ATGGCTGGCGGCAACGCGATCCGCGGCACCCGAGTCGGGGCCGGTCCGATGGGCGAGTCCGAGCGCGGCGAGACCGCGGCGCGTGAGCGGATCCCCTTCTACTGTGCCAACGGGCACGTCAACAACACCTGGTTCGCCGCGGACGCGGAGGTCCCGGACACCTGGGACTGCCCCCGTTGCGGGCTGCCGGGTGGCCGGGACGCGGAGAAGCCGCCGTCGGCCCGCCGCACCGAGCCGTACAAGACCCACCTGGCCTACGTGAAGGAGCGGCGCAGCGACGCCGACGGCGAGGCCATCCTGGAGGAGGCCCTCGGCCGGCTCCGGGCCTCGCGCGAGCTCTAG
- the secG gene encoding preprotein translocase subunit SecG → MILTLQIILIVTSVLLIALVLLQRSKGGGLTSLFGGGVQSSLSGSAAADRNIARYTVFVGLIWFIAVVGNGLLLAGE, encoded by the coding sequence GTGATCCTGACCCTCCAGATCATCCTCATCGTGACCAGCGTGCTGCTGATCGCGCTGGTTCTGCTGCAGCGCAGCAAGGGTGGGGGTCTGACCAGCCTCTTCGGTGGCGGCGTGCAGTCGAGCCTCTCGGGCTCCGCGGCCGCGGACCGCAACATCGCCCGGTACACGGTCTTCGTCGGGCTGATCTGGTTCATCGCCGTGGTCGGTAACGGACTGCTGCTGGCCGGCGAGTGA